Proteins from one Rosa chinensis cultivar Old Blush chromosome 7, RchiOBHm-V2, whole genome shotgun sequence genomic window:
- the LOC112180214 gene encoding uncharacterized protein LOC112180214 isoform X2 produces MVRDLEREDFIHESFGNVIPSRIDAEACSIREELDKLMTLQQPLSGSCNNSSETAKDATVEHLKAALVEIQLCSRLESLLLKKKSLNNGDSPELHTEKHITESQNQVVITDRIWATTPFFNQPTELLKPQRC; encoded by the exons ATGGTAAGAGACTTGGAAAGGGAGGATTTCATACATGAAAGCTTTGGAAATGTTATCCCCTCAAG AATAGATGCTGAAGCCTGCAGCATAAGGGAGGAACTTGATAAACTGATGACACTGCAGCAGCCTTTAAGTGGAAGTTGTAACAATTCATCGGAGACCGCAAAAGATGCAACTGTAGAG CATTTAAAAGCAGCACTCGTAGAAATTCAACTATGTTCCAGGTTGGAGTCTCTGTTACTAAAGAAGAAATCCTTGAACAATGGGGACTCACCTGAGCTGCACACTGAAAAG CATATTACTGAGAGCCAGAACCAGGTTGTGATTACCGATAGGATCTGGGCCACAACTCCTTTCTTCAACCAACCAACCGAGCTTCTTAAACCCCAAAGATGTTGA
- the LOC112180214 gene encoding uncharacterized protein LOC112180214 isoform X1, producing the protein MVRDLEREDFIHESFGNVIPSRIDAEACSIREELDKLMTLQQPLSGSCNNSSETAKDATVEHLKAALVEIQLCSRLESLLLKKKSLNNGDSPELHTEKVEKLKVLSESLANSTSQAEKRILDHRTGNGKRLGKGGFHT; encoded by the exons ATGGTAAGAGACTTGGAAAGGGAGGATTTCATACATGAAAGCTTTGGAAATGTTATCCCCTCAAG AATAGATGCTGAAGCCTGCAGCATAAGGGAGGAACTTGATAAACTGATGACACTGCAGCAGCCTTTAAGTGGAAGTTGTAACAATTCATCGGAGACCGCAAAAGATGCAACTGTAGAG CATTTAAAAGCAGCACTCGTAGAAATTCAACTATGTTCCAGGTTGGAGTCTCTGTTACTAAAGAAGAAATCCTTGAACAATGGGGACTCACCTGAGCTGCACACTGAAAAG GTCGAAAAATTGAAAGTATTATCAGAATCTCTTGCTAATTCCACCTCACAAGCAGAAAAGCGCATTTTGGACCACAG AACAGGGAATGGTAAGAGACTTGGAAAGGGAGGATTTCATACATGA
- the LOC112180214 gene encoding uncharacterized protein LOC112180214 isoform X3 produces the protein MVRDLEREDFIHESFGNVIPSRIDAEACSIREELDKLMTLQQPLSGSCNNSSETAKDATVEHLKAALVEIQLCSRLESLLLKKKSLNNGDSPELHTEKVEKLKVLSESLANSTSQAEKRILDHREW, from the exons ATGGTAAGAGACTTGGAAAGGGAGGATTTCATACATGAAAGCTTTGGAAATGTTATCCCCTCAAG AATAGATGCTGAAGCCTGCAGCATAAGGGAGGAACTTGATAAACTGATGACACTGCAGCAGCCTTTAAGTGGAAGTTGTAACAATTCATCGGAGACCGCAAAAGATGCAACTGTAGAG CATTTAAAAGCAGCACTCGTAGAAATTCAACTATGTTCCAGGTTGGAGTCTCTGTTACTAAAGAAGAAATCCTTGAACAATGGGGACTCACCTGAGCTGCACACTGAAAAG GTCGAAAAATTGAAAGTATTATCAGAATCTCTTGCTAATTCCACCTCACAAGCAGAAAAGCGCATTTTGGACCACAG GGAATGGTAA
- the LOC112179331 gene encoding uncharacterized protein LOC112179331 isoform X2: protein MQVHADEGGATQTRGGVYWLILPAGYLGSSFWGMLLILASTNLLTARIAAGCFLAALFITLFIAKNWTLRGLCIGFILFLGVIWALQETTKVRILRYIILFIGVMNSLFSVYDIYDDLISRRVHSSDAEKFSEECPCCTGCGWGVIWGLISFLLLCGAMYLGLVILA from the exons ATGCAAGTTCATGCAGATGAAGGTGGAGCTACACAAACCCGTGGTGGTGTATACTGGTTAATTCTGCCAGCTGGAT ATCTAGGTTCATCCTTTTGGGGGATGCTCTTGATTCTTGCATCTACAAATCTTCTTACAGCACGGATAGCCGCTGGATGTTTTCTGGCTGCTCTATTTATTACTCTCTTTATAGCTAAAAAT TGGACACTTCGAGGACTTTGTATAG GATTCATTCTTTTCCTTGGTGTAATTTGGGCTCTGCAAGAAACAACAAAAGTTCGTATACTTCGGTATATTATTCTGTTTATAG GTGTGATGAACAGCTTATTTTCAGTATATG ATATCTATGATGATCTAATATCCCGTAGAGTTCATTCTAGTGATGCTGAGAAGTTTTCAGAAGAGTGTCCTTGCTGTACTGGTTGTGGATGGGGTGTCATATG GGGCTTAATATCTTTCTTGCTTCTCTGTGGAGCCATGTACCTTGGTCTTGTGATTTTGGCATGA
- the LOC112179331 gene encoding uncharacterized protein LOC112179331 isoform X1: MEPNWGLKNCCNHDQVVFLITVSVCTVVILALWRTILLRPFKLVTVFLHEASHAIACKLTCGHVEGMQVHADEGGATQTRGGVYWLILPAGYLGSSFWGMLLILASTNLLTARIAAGCFLAALFITLFIAKNWTLRGLCIGFILFLGVIWALQETTKVRILRYIILFIGVMNSLFSVYDIYDDLISRRVHSSDAEKFSEECPCCTGCGWGVIWGLISFLLLCGAMYLGLVILA, translated from the exons ATGGAGCCGAATTGGGGACTGAAGAATTGCTGTAACCATGACCAAGTGGTGTTTCTCATTACTGTTTCTGTCTGCACTGTTGTTATACTTGCG CTTTGGAGGACAATACTGCTGAGACCGTTTAAGCTTGTCACTGTCTTTCTTCATGAGGCTAGCCATGCTATCGCTTGTAAACTAACATGTGGTCAT gtggaaggaATGCAAGTTCATGCAGATGAAGGTGGAGCTACACAAACCCGTGGTGGTGTATACTGGTTAATTCTGCCAGCTGGAT ATCTAGGTTCATCCTTTTGGGGGATGCTCTTGATTCTTGCATCTACAAATCTTCTTACAGCACGGATAGCCGCTGGATGTTTTCTGGCTGCTCTATTTATTACTCTCTTTATAGCTAAAAAT TGGACACTTCGAGGACTTTGTATAG GATTCATTCTTTTCCTTGGTGTAATTTGGGCTCTGCAAGAAACAACAAAAGTTCGTATACTTCGGTATATTATTCTGTTTATAG GTGTGATGAACAGCTTATTTTCAGTATATG ATATCTATGATGATCTAATATCCCGTAGAGTTCATTCTAGTGATGCTGAGAAGTTTTCAGAAGAGTGTCCTTGCTGTACTGGTTGTGGATGGGGTGTCATATG GGGCTTAATATCTTTCTTGCTTCTCTGTGGAGCCATGTACCTTGGTCTTGTGATTTTGGCATGA
- the LOC112179872 gene encoding uncharacterized protein LOC112179872 codes for MDILDLRINWELRRCCNHDQVIFLITTAISIVIILVLWRTVVMTPFKLITVFLHEVSHALACWFTCGKVEGIKVHADEGGVTQTRGGVYWLILPAGYLGSSFWGMVLILASTKGITAQIAAGCFTVALVVVLFLAKNWTLRGLCLGFLFFFGLIWYLQVYTPVRMLREVILFTGVMNSLFSVYDIYDDLISRRINSSDAEKFAEECPCCTGCGWGVIWGFFSFVYLCVALYLALVILANKR; via the exons ATGGACATTTTGGACTTGAGGATAAATTGGGAACTCAGAAGATGCTGCAACCATGATCAAGTGATATTTCTGATCACTACTGCTATCTCCATTGTCATTATACTTGTG CTGTGGAGGACAGTAGTGATGACACCATTTAAGCTTATAACTGTGTTTCTCCACGAGGTGAGCCATGCTTTGGCTTGTTGGTTTACATGTGGGAAG gtggaagggATTAAAGTTCATGCAGATGAAGGTGGAGTCACACAAACCCGTGGCGGTGTATACTGGTTAATTTTGCCAGCAGGAT ATCTTGGTTCATCCTTTTGGGGGATGGTATTGATTCTTGCATCTACGAAAGGAATTACTGCACAAATAGCTGCCGGGTGTTTTACTGTTGCTCTAGTTGTTGTGCTCTTTTTAGCTAAAAAT TGGACACTTCGAGGCCTTTGTCTAG gtttcctctttttctttggtCTAATTTGGTATCTCCAAGTATACACACCTGTTCGTATGCTACGTGAAGTGATTCTATTTACTG GTGTAATGAACAGCTTGTTTTCAGTTTATG ATATCTACGACGATCTCATATCCCGTAGAATCAATTCCAGTGATGCTGAGAAATTTGCAGAAGAGTGTCCTTGCTGTACTGGTTGTGGTTGGGGTGTCATTTG gggtttcttttcttttgtgtatCTTTGTGTAGCTCTGTACCTTGCTCTTGTGATTTTGGCTAATAAGCGTTGA